Below is a window of Culturomica massiliensis DNA.
AACCGAACGGATAACCTGTATCTGATTCTGGTAATTCAGGATATTTCTCCCAAACAAATTTACGAATACATACATTCAGGAGTCAATGAAATTGTCGATGCTACCATTTCCGAAGAATCCCTCAGACAGATCCTATCTGTCCTTCCCCGCTTGAAAAAACAGGAAGACCTGCAAACGACACCTCAAACATTCCACTTGCCTCTTTGGAAGCGGTTATTCGATATAATTGCTTCAGGTATTGCTTTATTGCTGCTATCCCCGGTGTTTTTATTTACAGCAATCGCCATTCGTTTGGAAAGCAAAGGTCCGGTTATTTATACGTCCCAAAGAGTCGGAAGCAATTACAAAATATTCGGTTTCCTCAAATTCAGGTCCATGTACACCGATGCAGACAAACGGCTGGAAGAATTTAAAAAACACAATCAATATCAAAGCCAGGAAGAAAACAAGGCTGTTTATTCCGCACCGGTATCGTATAAAACAGAAGCAACGATCCTGATCGGAGACGATTTTCACCTTACCGAAAAAGAATACCTGGAACGCCGTAAAAAATTAAAAGAAAATAATTTCATAAAAATAAAGGACGATCCCCGGATCACCCGTGTGGGGCATATCATACGCAAATACAGTATCGATGAACTTCCCCAACTCCTGAATATTCTGAAAGGGGATATGTCTGTCGTCGGCAACCGTCCCCTGCCCTTATATGAAGCGGAATTATTAACATCGGACGAATACATCGAACGGTTTATGGCCCCTTCCGGCTTAACCGGATTGTGGCAGGTAGAAAAAAGAGGAACGGACGGGATTCTATCGGCAGAAGAAAGAAAACAATTGGACATCCAATATGCACATAAATTTTCATTCTGGTTTGATATGAAAATTATCCTCCGGACTTTTACAGCTTTTATCCAAAAAGAAAATGTTTAGAACATTAACAATAACACCATGAATATCAAACACTTTATATTATCTTATCTGTTATTGGGAGTATGCTGTTACAGTTTCGCCCAAAAAAGCGATACGGATACGGCACGATATTCTCCGCACCTGCTTTCGACGGAAGAATTTCAGCATTTTCAACTTCCTCCTCTGGAAACCCTGTTTGAAAATGCCAAAAAAAATCCGCGGATAGCAGCCATCCAGGCCTCTATTGAGGCTGCAAAATACGATACCAAGCTAGCGAAAAGAGATTGGTGGAGTTTCTTCTCCCTCCGTGCAGGCTACAATTACGGTATACTCGGAACTTACATCGACCATGAAACCGAATACCTCCCCCTTACGACAACTTACTCCGGGAGCACCCAAAGCAGTTGGCAAATCGGAGCCAATATCAACGTTCCTCTGGATAATCTGATCAATCGCCGGCTAAAAGTCAAAAAACAACAACAACTTGTTGAATCCGCCGAATTCAACCAGGAAATCGCATTTAATGAAATAAAGGCGGAAATCATCGAATTATACGGAGATATCCAATATCAACTCAAAATGTTGAAACTGGCTATCGAATCCGTAATCATGTATGAAGCCGATTACAATGTCGTTAAAAGTGATTTTATCAATAACAAAATATCGACCAGCGGATTGACCGAATTGAAAAACTCTCAGAAAAAGGCCCAGGCAGAATACGAATTGATAGCAAGCCGTCTCAATATCTATCTTTTAAAGCTGGAAGTTCTTACTAACACCCCATTAATTCATAAATAAAATGATATATATCACGTATTTTATCAAATTCTTTTATCGTATCCGCTATTGGTTAATTATTTTTCCGGTATTTATTACCTTATTTGCCATCTGGTATACCCAGAAAATGCCCAAAAATTATACGGTAAACAGCTCGATATACACCGGTATTATCACCGGCGTCAACGTCATGTCGGAAACGGGAGCAACAACGACCAGCTATACCCAAGGCAGTATGATGGATAACCTGTTGAATCTGCTGACTGCCGACCAAACCCTGAAACAGGTATCTTTGCGCCTGTATGCCCGGTGTATGGTTTACGGTGATCCGGAAAAAGACAACATTTACATTAACGCAGACCATTACCGTCAACTCTATGAGCACGGCGAACCGATACACCACCTGATCGATAAGAGTTCTTCCAATGACTCCATCAATGAGCAAAGAACATACGAAAATCTGGTAGCATACGAAACCAACGATCCTTCCAATTATGTCTATGGCATATACCAATACCAATTACCCTATGTCAACCGGGAATCCTTGCAGAAAATCATTGCTTTCCGGATCAGCAACAGTGACGTACTCGAATTATCCTACACGACAGACGATCCGGGAATCACCTATCAGACATTGTGCATTTTAATCGACGAGTTTATTCACCAATACCAGGAATTACGT
It encodes the following:
- a CDS encoding TolC family protein — its product is MNIKHFILSYLLLGVCCYSFAQKSDTDTARYSPHLLSTEEFQHFQLPPLETLFENAKKNPRIAAIQASIEAAKYDTKLAKRDWWSFFSLRAGYNYGILGTYIDHETEYLPLTTTYSGSTQSSWQIGANINVPLDNLINRRLKVKKQQQLVESAEFNQEIAFNEIKAEIIELYGDIQYQLKMLKLAIESVIMYEADYNVVKSDFINNKISTSGLTELKNSQKKAQAEYELIASRLNIYLLKLEVLTNTPLIHK
- a CDS encoding sugar transferase gives rise to the protein MNNIYIGNNPEWFEHFNSITGHQLIAFQNSREAAGPIANSCSTHVHTPLFVFLESQNPEADKKELEIWKKNRTDNLYLILVIQDISPKQIYEYIHSGVNEIVDATISEESLRQILSVLPRLKKQEDLQTTPQTFHLPLWKRLFDIIASGIALLLLSPVFLFTAIAIRLESKGPVIYTSQRVGSNYKIFGFLKFRSMYTDADKRLEEFKKHNQYQSQEENKAVYSAPVSYKTEATILIGDDFHLTEKEYLERRKKLKENNFIKIKDDPRITRVGHIIRKYSIDELPQLLNILKGDMSVVGNRPLPLYEAELLTSDEYIERFMAPSGLTGLWQVEKRGTDGILSAEERKQLDIQYAHKFSFWFDMKIILRTFTAFIQKENV